The genomic DNA AGAGATGCTGGAGAGCTTTTAAGAAAAGTTCAAGCGGCTCAATTTGTTGCAGAGCACGGTGGAGAGGTTTGTCCTGCAAAATGGAAACCAGGTTCAGAAACTTTAAAACCATCTTTAGATTTAATAGGAAAAATTTAAACTCTTTTGAAAGGCACTTATGGTGCCTTTCAATTTTTACTGGGACTATACTAAAAAATAAGAGGTGAATTATGGAAAGAATATATGATTTAATTGTTATTGGTGGAGGGCCAGCAGGGTTATCAGCAGGTATATATGCTGGTAGAGCTCAAATGGACGTTCTTATTATAGAGAAATCAGAGATGGGTGGACAGATTGTTACTACTTCTGAAGTTGTTAATTATCCTGGAATAAAAGAGATTTCAGGTCACAACTTAGGAGAAAAAATGAGAGAACAAGCTGCTGGATTTGGAGTGGAGTTTTTAAAATCAGAAGTTACAAATATGGATTTTAAAAATGAGATTAAAGTACTAGAAACTACATCTGGAACATATAAGGCTTTAAGTGTAATTATAGCTACAGGGGCAAATCCAAGAAAATTGGGATTCCCAGGAGAAGCTGAGTTTACTGGAAGAGGAGTTGCTTACTGTGCAACTTGTGATGGGGAGTTCTTCACAGGTTTAGATGTATTTGTTATAGGAGCGGGATTTGCAGCTGCTGAAGAGGCAATATTTTTAACTAAGTTTGCAAGAAAAGTTACAATTATAGCTAGAGAACCTGAGTTCACATGTGCTAAATCCATAGCTGAGAAAGTTTTAAAACACCCAAAAATTGAGGTAAAATTTAACTCTCAAATTGTTGAAGTAACTGGAGATACTAAACTTAGAAAAGCAATTTTCAAAGATAACTTAACAAATACTACTTGGGAGTATAAAGTATCAGAAAATGAGTCTTTTGGTGTTTTTGTTTTCATTGGATATAAGCCACAAAGTGATCTATTTAAAAACCATGTAAATTTAGACTCTCAAGGTTATATAATAACTGATGAAGATTTACAGACAAATGTAAAAGATGTATACGCTATTGGAGACATAAGACCTAAAAAACTGAGACAAGTTGTAACAGCTGTAGCTGACGGAGCATTGGCTGCCACAGTTTTAGAAAAAGTTGTTGAAGAGAAAAGAGAGACTTTAGGAATTGAAAAAGAGGTAAAAGAACAACCAAAAACTTCAGATGTTTCAGAAGAAAAAACTCAATCTAGATTCTTAGACGAGGGAATAATTTCACAATTAAAAGGTATCTTTGAAAGGTTCCAAAGCAATATAAAAATAGTTTCAGTATTAAATGATAGTGAAATTTCAGGAAATATAAAGGAATTTTTAAATGAAATTTCCAACATATCCAATAAAATTTCTCTAGAAATTTATAAAAAAGATGAAAATATAGAGTTAGAGAAAAAAATTGAATTAGATTGCACACCAACTATAGCAATTTTAGATTCTAATGATAACTTTAGAGGAGTAAAATTCTCAGGGCTTCCAAGTGGTCATGAGTTAAACTCGTTAATCTTAGCTCTATACAATATAGCAGGACCAGGGCAGGAGCTAAATGAAGAGTTAAAGGGAAAAATAAAAGCTATTGATAAAAAAGTAAATCTGAAAATAGCAGTTTCACTTTCTTGTTCACTTTGTCCAGAAGTAGTTACAGGGGCTCAAAGATTGGCAATTGAAAATTCCAATATAAAAGCTGAGATGATTGATATATTTGCTTTCCCAGAACTAAAAAAGAAATACAATATTATGGGAGTACCAGCTTTAATTATAGATGATAAACATATATCTTTTGGAAAACAATCTATAGAAGAGATTATTGAAAAGATAAAATAAAGAAAATATATAAAATAAAAAAGGTTACATGATTAGAATCTGTAACCTTTTATTTTTTCTATTGAACAATTTTATCTCGACCAGTTTTCTTG from Candidatus Cetobacterium colombiensis includes the following:
- a CDS encoding FAD-dependent oxidoreductase, which encodes MERIYDLIVIGGGPAGLSAGIYAGRAQMDVLIIEKSEMGGQIVTTSEVVNYPGIKEISGHNLGEKMREQAAGFGVEFLKSEVTNMDFKNEIKVLETTSGTYKALSVIIATGANPRKLGFPGEAEFTGRGVAYCATCDGEFFTGLDVFVIGAGFAAAEEAIFLTKFARKVTIIAREPEFTCAKSIAEKVLKHPKIEVKFNSQIVEVTGDTKLRKAIFKDNLTNTTWEYKVSENESFGVFVFIGYKPQSDLFKNHVNLDSQGYIITDEDLQTNVKDVYAIGDIRPKKLRQVVTAVADGALAATVLEKVVEEKRETLGIEKEVKEQPKTSDVSEEKTQSRFLDEGIISQLKGIFERFQSNIKIVSVLNDSEISGNIKEFLNEISNISNKISLEIYKKDENIELEKKIELDCTPTIAILDSNDNFRGVKFSGLPSGHELNSLILALYNIAGPGQELNEELKGKIKAIDKKVNLKIAVSLSCSLCPEVVTGAQRLAIENSNIKAEMIDIFAFPELKKKYNIMGVPALIIDDKHISFGKQSIEEIIEKIK